One Marinobacter sp. es.048 genomic window, AAGTTTTTCAACGAAGCAAAAGGTTTTGGCTTTATCACTCGCGAAAGCGGCCCGGACGTTTTTGTTCACTACAGCGCTATTCAGGGCGGCGGTTTCAAAACTCTGGCTGAAGGCCAGCAGGTCGAGTTCACCGTTACCCAGGGCCAGAAAGGTCCCCAGGCGGAAAACGTAGTCGCTCTGTAAATAACAGACGATACGTTCAGAAAAAGGCAGCTTCGGCTGCCTTTTTTCGTTTAGGTGACCCGTCCCGAACCTACTGAATGCCTTCCACCGGGATCGTCTCGGTATTCTTTATCTCCCGCAACGCAAAGTTTGAATTCACCTGGGCAATGCCCTGCAGGGTGAAGATCTTTTCGTTCAGGAACCGATCGTAACTGGCCATGTCCGGTACGATCACCCTGAGTACGAAATCGGCATTACCGGTTACCGCAAAGCACTGAAGCACCTCCGGATAACTGCTCACCCGCTGCTCAATCTCCGCCGTGCTATCGATGTTGTGCCGCTGCAGTGACAGATTGACGAGCACGCACAGCCCCTGGCCAATGCGTTCCGGATCCACTCTCGCGCTATAGCCCTGAATCACACCGCTTTCCTCAAGTGTCCGCACCCGACGCCAGCAAGCGGCCGGTGACAACCCCACCTGTTCTGCCAGTAGCTGATTGCTGATGCGCCCATCCTGCTGCAGTACGGAGAGGATTTTCCGATCCAGCTTGTCCAGTTCTACCTGTTTCATTTGGTAACACCTGATTTTTGTCAAAGTTTCTTTCTTCTTATTGTTATATATCAAATATCCTTTCGCAAATTCTCGAAACCCTTACCCAATAAGCAAGCACCTTTTGCGGACTTACCTCTAAAATTTTGGTCATAAAATCGACAAAAAGGAGGGCGCCATGTCCGCCGATACCCCAGAACTCGACGATTACAAACTCGAAGACCGCTACCTGCGGGAATCCGGTCGGGTGTTCCTGACCGGCACACAGGCCCTGGTCCGAATTCCATTGATGCAGGCTGCCCTGGATCGAAAACAAGGGTTGAACACGGCCGGTCTGGTCAGTGGCTATCGCGGCTCTCCCCTCGGTGCAGTTGACCAGGCGCTCTGGCAAGCCAAGGACCTGCTGGACGAGCACCGGATCGATTTTGTCCCCGCCATTAACGAGGATCTTGCGGCTACCATCATGCTGGGTACCCAGCAGGTCGAGACCGATGAGGACCGGCAAGTGGAAGGCGTTTTCGGTCTCTGGTATGGCAAGGGGCCCGGCGTGGACCGCGCCGGCGACGCCCTGAAACATGGCACCACCTACGGATCTTCCCCTCACGGTGGCGTGTTGGTGGTAGCAGGTGACGACCACGGTTGCGTGTCATCGTCCATGCCTCATCAGTCCGATGTGGCATTCATGAGCTTCTTCATGCCCACCATTAACCCGGCCAACATCGCCGAGTACCTGGAGTTCGGGCTCTGGGGTTATGCCCTGTCCCGCTACAGCGGCTGCTGGGTCGGTTTCAAGGCAATCTCGGAAACCGTGGAAAGCGCAGCCTCTGTCGAAATTCCACCGGAGCCGGATTTCGTTACCCCGGACGACTTCACGGCTCCGGAGGGCGGCCTCCACTACCGGTGGCCGGACCTGCCGGGGCCGCAACTGGAAACCCGGATTGAGCACAAACTCGCAGCCGTTCAGGCCTTTGCCCGCGCCAATCGCATTGACCGTTGCCTGTTCGAGAACAAGGAAGCCCGCTTCGGTATTGTCACTACCGGCAAGGGCCACCTTGACCTGCTCGAAGCCCTGGATCTTTTCGGCATTGATGAAGACCAGGCCCGGGACATGGGGCTGGATATCTACAAGGTGGGTATGGTCTGGCCCCTGGAACGTCGCGGCATCCTGGACTTCGTTCACGGCAAGGAAGAAGTGCTCGTGATCGAAGAAAAGCGCGGCATCATCGAGAGCCAGATCAAGGAGTACATGTCAGAGCCGGATCGCCCCGGCGAGGTTCTGATCACCGGTAAGCAGGATGAGCTGGGCCGACCGCTGATCCCATACGTCGGCGAGCTCAGCCCCAAACTGGTTGCGGGCTTCCTGGCCGACCGTCTGGGCAGATTTTTCTCGGTGGATTTCAGCGAGCGCATGGCTGAAATCAGTGCCATGACCACCGCCCAGGATCCGGGGGGCGTCAAGCGCATGCCCTACTTCTGCTCTGGCTGCCCCCACAACACCTCCACCAAGGTGCCTGAGGGCAGCAAGGCCCTGGCGGGCATAGGCTGCCACTTCATGGCGTCCTGGATGGGCCGGAACACCGAATCCCTCATCCAGATGGGTGGTGAGGGCGTCAACTGGATCGGAAAGAGCCGATATACTGGCAATCCCCATGTATTCCAGAACCTGGGCGAAGGTACCTACTTCCACTCCGGTTCCATGGCAATTCGCCAGGCGGTAGCAGCCGGTATCAACATTACCTACAAGATCCTGTTCAACGATGCTGTGGCAATGACCGGCGGTCAGCCTGTGGACGGGCAGATCACCGTCGACAGGATTGCCCAGCAAATGGCCGCAGAAGGGGTGAATCGGGTTGTTGTGCTCAGCGATGAGCCCGAGAAATACGATGGCCATCATGACCTGTTCCCCAAGGGGGTCACCTTCCACGATCGGTCCGAGCTCGACCAGGTGCAGCGCGAATTGCGTGACATCCCTGGCTGTACCGTGCTGATCTACGACCAGACCTGTGCCGCCGAGAAGCGCCGCCGTCGCAAGCGCAAGCAGTTTCCGGATCCAGCCAAGCGTGCCTTCATCAACCACCACGTCTGTGAAGGGTGCGGCGACTGTTCGGTACAGTCCAACTGCCTCTCGGTTGTGCCCCGCAAGACAGAGCTGGGACGCAAGCGGAAGATCGACCAGTCCTCCTGCAACAAGGACTTCTCCTGTGTTAACGGATTCTGCCCCAGCTTCGTGACCATTGAAGGCGGTCAGTTGCGCAAATCCCGGGGCGTTGACACCGGCTCCGTACTCACCCGCAAGCTGGCTGATATTCCAGCCCCCATGCTGCCCGAACTGACAGGCTCCTACGATCTGCTGGTGGGCGGTGTTGGCGGTACGGGCGTTGTTACTGTCGGTGCACTGATCACTATGGCGGCGCACCTGGAATCACGCGGTGCCTCGGTACTGGATTTCATGGGATTCGCCCAGAAAGGCGGCACGGTCTTGAGCTACGTTCGTATGGCACCGTCCCCGGACAAGCTCCATCAGGTGCGGATCAGCAATGGCCAGGCCGATGCGGTCATCGCCTGTGACCTGGTAGTGGCGTCTTCCCAGAAGGCCCTGAGCGTGCTCCGGCCAAACCACACCCGGATTGTTGCCAATGAAGCGGAGCTCCCCACTGCCGATTATGTGCTTTTCCGGGACGCCGATATGAAGGCCGACAAACGCCTTGGCCTGCTACAGGATGCGGTTGGTGAGGATCAATTCGACCAGCTCGACGCCAATGGCATTGCGGAGAAACTGATGGGCGACACCGTATTCTCCAACGTCATGATGCTCGGGTTCGCCTGGCAGAAGGGCTTGCTGCCTCTTTCAGAGGCGGCTCTGATGAAGGCCATCGAGCTGAATGGCGTCGCCATCGAGCGGAACAAGGAGGCCTTCGGATGGGGCCGACTGGCGGCCGTGGATCCGAGCGCAGTCACGGATCTGCTGGACGACAACAAGACCCAGGTCGTTGAGGTAAAACCCGAACAGACCCTGGACGAACTGATCAACACCCGTCACAAGCATCTGGTCAACTACCAGAACCAGCGTTGGGCAGACCAATACAGCGAGAGTGTTGCCAGAGTCCGCAAAGCTGAGGAAACCCTGGGCGAGACCAACCTTCTGCTGACTCGTGCTGTGGCTCAACAGCTTTACCGATTCATGGCCTACAAGGACGAGTACGAAGTGGCCCGGTTGTTTGCTGAAACCGACTTCATGAAAGAGGTTAATGAAACCTTCGAGGGTGACTTCAAAGTCCACTTTCATCTGGCCCCACCCCTGCTCAGCGGCGAGACCGATGCCCAGGGTCGCCCGAAAAAGCGTCGGTTCGGCCCCTGGATGTTCCGGGCCTTCCGGCTGCTGGCGAAACTTCGCGGCCTGCGCGGAACCGCAATCGATCCGTTCCGCTATTCTGCCGACCGCAAGCTGGACCGGGCCATGCTGAAGGACTATCAGAGCCTGGTAGACCGCATCGGTCGTGAGCTCAACGCCAGCAACTACGAAACCTTCCTGCAGCTTGCCGAGCTGCCTGCCGATGTCCGCGGGTACGGCCCGGTGCGAGAGCATGCGGCAGAAAGCATTCGTGAAAAGCAGACTCAGCTGATTAAGGCGCTGGATACCGGTCGCCCGACGTTGATTCGCACCCAACAGGCTAACGAGGAGGCCAATCATGTTTGAAGCACTCCAGCCCCTGCCCCAGGATCCGATCCTGCAGTTGATGCAGACCTTCCGTGAAGACGACCGGCCGGACAAGGTGGATCTGGGAATCGGTGTCTACAAGGATGACGCAGGCAATACACCCATCATGGCCGCCGTGCACGAGGCCGAGCGTCGCCTGCTTGAAGGTGAAACCACCAAGAGCTACGTGGGGCCTGCCGGTTCCGCCGGGTTCAACAGCGCCATGTCGGAGCTGATCCTGGGCAGCAACAGCCCACTGGTCCGCGACGGTCGAGTATCGGTCATCCAGACTCCGGGCGGCTGCGGCGCCCTGCGTATGGCCGCCGAGTTTCTGCGCCTGTGCAAAGCGGACACAAAAGTCTGGGTCAGCACGCCCACCTGGGCCAACCACTTGCCTCTGCTTGGTGGCGCCGCCCTGACTATTCGCGAATATCCGTACCTCAATCCACAGACGCTGCAGGTAGACTTCGGCGCCATGCTGGAAAGCCTGGAACAGGCAGCTCCGGGCGATGTGGTGCTACTTCACGGATGCTGCCACAACCCCTCGGGCGCCGACCTGAGTCTGGACCAATGGCAGGAAGTGACCAGCCTAATCCAGCGCAAGGGCCTGCTGCCGTTCGTGGACATGGCCTACCAGGGGCTCGGAGAAGGCCTGGAC contains:
- a CDS encoding cold-shock protein gives rise to the protein MSTVTGNVKFFNEAKGFGFITRESGPDVFVHYSAIQGGGFKTLAEGQQVEFTVTQGQKGPQAENVVAL
- a CDS encoding Lrp/AsnC family transcriptional regulator, which gives rise to MKQVELDKLDRKILSVLQQDGRISNQLLAEQVGLSPAACWRRVRTLEESGVIQGYSARVDPERIGQGLCVLVNLSLQRHNIDSTAEIEQRVSSYPEVLQCFAVTGNADFVLRVIVPDMASYDRFLNEKIFTLQGIAQVNSNFALREIKNTETIPVEGIQ
- a CDS encoding indolepyruvate ferredoxin oxidoreductase family protein, translated to MSADTPELDDYKLEDRYLRESGRVFLTGTQALVRIPLMQAALDRKQGLNTAGLVSGYRGSPLGAVDQALWQAKDLLDEHRIDFVPAINEDLAATIMLGTQQVETDEDRQVEGVFGLWYGKGPGVDRAGDALKHGTTYGSSPHGGVLVVAGDDHGCVSSSMPHQSDVAFMSFFMPTINPANIAEYLEFGLWGYALSRYSGCWVGFKAISETVESAASVEIPPEPDFVTPDDFTAPEGGLHYRWPDLPGPQLETRIEHKLAAVQAFARANRIDRCLFENKEARFGIVTTGKGHLDLLEALDLFGIDEDQARDMGLDIYKVGMVWPLERRGILDFVHGKEEVLVIEEKRGIIESQIKEYMSEPDRPGEVLITGKQDELGRPLIPYVGELSPKLVAGFLADRLGRFFSVDFSERMAEISAMTTAQDPGGVKRMPYFCSGCPHNTSTKVPEGSKALAGIGCHFMASWMGRNTESLIQMGGEGVNWIGKSRYTGNPHVFQNLGEGTYFHSGSMAIRQAVAAGINITYKILFNDAVAMTGGQPVDGQITVDRIAQQMAAEGVNRVVVLSDEPEKYDGHHDLFPKGVTFHDRSELDQVQRELRDIPGCTVLIYDQTCAAEKRRRRKRKQFPDPAKRAFINHHVCEGCGDCSVQSNCLSVVPRKTELGRKRKIDQSSCNKDFSCVNGFCPSFVTIEGGQLRKSRGVDTGSVLTRKLADIPAPMLPELTGSYDLLVGGVGGTGVVTVGALITMAAHLESRGASVLDFMGFAQKGGTVLSYVRMAPSPDKLHQVRISNGQADAVIACDLVVASSQKALSVLRPNHTRIVANEAELPTADYVLFRDADMKADKRLGLLQDAVGEDQFDQLDANGIAEKLMGDTVFSNVMMLGFAWQKGLLPLSEAALMKAIELNGVAIERNKEAFGWGRLAAVDPSAVTDLLDDNKTQVVEVKPEQTLDELINTRHKHLVNYQNQRWADQYSESVARVRKAEETLGETNLLLTRAVAQQLYRFMAYKDEYEVARLFAETDFMKEVNETFEGDFKVHFHLAPPLLSGETDAQGRPKKRRFGPWMFRAFRLLAKLRGLRGTAIDPFRYSADRKLDRAMLKDYQSLVDRIGRELNASNYETFLQLAELPADVRGYGPVREHAAESIREKQTQLIKALDTGRPTLIRTQQANEEANHV
- a CDS encoding aromatic amino acid transaminase, yielding MFEALQPLPQDPILQLMQTFREDDRPDKVDLGIGVYKDDAGNTPIMAAVHEAERRLLEGETTKSYVGPAGSAGFNSAMSELILGSNSPLVRDGRVSVIQTPGGCGALRMAAEFLRLCKADTKVWVSTPTWANHLPLLGGAALTIREYPYLNPQTLQVDFGAMLESLEQAAPGDVVLLHGCCHNPSGADLSLDQWQEVTSLIQRKGLLPFVDMAYQGLGEGLDADAAGLRHLAGAVPEMLVAASCSKNFGLYRERTGALALISGTATVNAAATSQLLSVIRSHYSMPPAHGAAIVETILGNDGLRSQWQKELGGMCERILHLRHAFADALAPVGDFDFIARQRGMFSFLGISSDQVGRLRKEHGIYMLESSRVNVAGLNDRVLPQVASALREVLGK